DNA sequence from the Streptomyces cinnabarinus genome:
TCAGCCAGCCGCCGTTGAGCTGTCCGCTGTCCTTCATCCAGGCGGGCGCGGTCCACGGCGAGGCCATCACCGTGAGCGCCGGGTTCAGCTGCCGCGCCTGCCTGGTCAGCGGCACCACGTCCTGGAGGTCGTGCGCGATGGAGAACTCCGACAGATCGGAGTCGGTCTGCCCGGCCGGTATGTCGTCGTAGGTGTAGCCGAACCGCGCCAGGTCCGAACCGCCCATCGGATTGCGCAGGAACGACAGGCCGATGCCCTCCGTCGGGGAGAACAGTTTGCGCATGGTGTCGTCCCGGGTGGCCTGGGACAGCGCACCGCTGCCGTCCATCAGCCAGGCGGCGGTGTCGGTGAAGGAGGCACCGCCGCCGGTGAAGGTCTGGTAGCGGGTGTTCTCGTCGACGGTGATGTTCTCGCCCGAACCACCGCTGCCAGCCTGGAAGTTGAACGGTGCCTGCTGCTGGAGGCCCCGGGTGACATGGCGGCCGCCGCTGTCGTCGGTGGTCGTGAGATAGGCGGTGACCTGCTCACCCGCCGCCTGGGCGGGGGTGGTTGCCGCGGTGACGCCGGCCGTGGAGAGCAGTGCGGCCAGCAGCAGCCGGACCGTGTGGGGGGTTCTTCGCACAGTGCCTCACCTTCCCGAAATGTCTGACGTAAATGTCTGACGTGCTGTCTTGACGGGTATGTGGGTTGTTAGTTAACTCACGGCGTGATCTAAGTCCTGAGTGAACCATGAGAGTCGAGGGAAGGTCTATGCCAAGAACCGCCCTGCTCGTCTCCACCGCTCTGCTCGCCGCACTGGTGCCGCTGACATCGGCCCGCGCGGCGGACGATCCCGCACCTGTCCCCCTCGACCGTTTCGAGGGCGAGGTCCCCTTCGCCAGTCCTCCCGCGGAGGGCATCTTCACCTGGGGCAGCGACGACGACGATCCGCCCACCCTCCAGCTCAGCGCGCGCGAGGACGCCCCCGAGGGCGAGAAGGTCCTCTCCGGCACCTACGACATCAGCGGCTACGGCGGCTTCACCCATGACTTCGCCTTCGACCGACCGGCCCACGACTGGTCGGCGAGCAAAGGCATCCGCTTCTGGTGGGACGGCCGGAACAACGGCAAGAAGATCGCCTTCGAGCTGAAGGACGGCGGCGCCAACGGCGAGGCCTCCGAGCTGTGGCAGACGACCTTCACCGACGACTTCACCGGCTGGAAGCAGATCGAGATCCCCTTCACGGACTTCGTCTACCGCACCGACTACCAGCCCGTCGGCGGCATCGACCAGATCCTCGGCCTCACCGAGATGTGGGGCTACGCCGTCACCCTCCCCGTCGGCACGCCCGGCGCATTCGCCATGGACGGCGTCGAGTTGTACGGCAGGGCCGACCAGTCCCTGCGCGCCTCCGTCACCACCGACGCCGCCGTGTACCCGGTGTCCGAGGGCGGCACCGCCACCGTGCGCGTCACCCTCGCCACCACCGGCTCCGCCCCCGTCGACGAGCCCGTCACCGTCGCCTACGAGACCACCGGCGGCACCGCCTCGGGCGACGACTACACGCCCGTCAAGGGCGAGTTCACCTTCCCCGCGGGCACCGCCTCCGGCACCACCCGCGCCGTCCCGGTCCGCACCCTCAAGGACAAGGCCGCCGAGTCCGCCGAGACGGTCCCGCTGAAGCTGACCGTCACCGGCGCCAAGCCGCCCACCGAGACCCCGCAGATCGTCGTGGACGCGCACGGGCTGCCGTATCTCAACAGCAAGCTGCCCGTGAAGAAGCGCGTGGCCGATCTACTCGGCCGGATGTCCCTGGCGGAGAAGGCCGGCCAGATGACCCAGGCCGAGCGCGGCGCCATGGGCAAGCCGGGCGACATCGCCGCCTACGACCTCGGCTCGCTGCTCTCCGGCGGCGGCTCCACCCCGACGCCCAACACCGCCGAGGCCTGGGCGAAGATGATCGACTCCTACCAGCTCCGCACCCAGGCGACCCGCTTCCAGATCCCGCTGATCTACGGCGTCGACGCGGTGCACGGCCACAACAACCTGGTCGGCGCCACGATCATGCCGCACAACATCGGCATCGGAGCGACCCGCGATCCCGGGCTCGCCTACGAAACAGGCGCGGTGACCGCCGCCGAGGTCCGCGCCACCGGCGTCCCCTGGGACTTCGCCCCCTGTCTCTGCGTCACCCGCGACGAACGCTGGGGCCGCTCCTACGAGGCCTTCGGCGAGGACCCGGCGCTGGTCGAGTCCATGGAGACGGTGATCCAGGGCCTCCAGGGTCGCGCCGACGGACGGGACCTGGACCGCGACGACAAGGTTCTCGCCGCCGCCAAGCACTTCGTCGGCGACGGCGGCACCGAGTACGGCTCCTCCACCACCGGCACCTACACCATTGACCAGGGCGTCACCAAGGTCACCCGGCAGCAACTGGAGGCCGTGCACCTGACCCCGTTCGAAGAGGCCGTCGACCGGGGCGTCGGCACCGTCATGCCGTCGTACTCCTCCCTCGACCTGATCGGCGACGGCCAGGGCCCGGTGAAGATGCACGCCCGCGCCGACATGATCAACGGCGCCCTCAAGGGCCGGATGGACTTCGAGGGCTTCGTGATCAGCGACTGGAACGGCATCGACCAGATCCCGGGCGACTACACGAGCGACGTCCGTACATCGGTCAACGCCGGGGTCGACATGGTCATGGCGCCGTATTCCTACAAGGAGTTCCACTCCGCCCTGGTCTCCGAGGCGACGGCCGGGCGGATCACGGGGAAGCGGATCG
Encoded proteins:
- a CDS encoding glycoside hydrolase family 3 protein produces the protein MPRTALLVSTALLAALVPLTSARAADDPAPVPLDRFEGEVPFASPPAEGIFTWGSDDDDPPTLQLSAREDAPEGEKVLSGTYDISGYGGFTHDFAFDRPAHDWSASKGIRFWWDGRNNGKKIAFELKDGGANGEASELWQTTFTDDFTGWKQIEIPFTDFVYRTDYQPVGGIDQILGLTEMWGYAVTLPVGTPGAFAMDGVELYGRADQSLRASVTTDAAVYPVSEGGTATVRVTLATTGSAPVDEPVTVAYETTGGTASGDDYTPVKGEFTFPAGTASGTTRAVPVRTLKDKAAESAETVPLKLTVTGAKPPTETPQIVVDAHGLPYLNSKLPVKKRVADLLGRMSLAEKAGQMTQAERGAMGKPGDIAAYDLGSLLSGGGSTPTPNTAEAWAKMIDSYQLRTQATRFQIPLIYGVDAVHGHNNLVGATIMPHNIGIGATRDPGLAYETGAVTAAEVRATGVPWDFAPCLCVTRDERWGRSYEAFGEDPALVESMETVIQGLQGRADGRDLDRDDKVLAAAKHFVGDGGTEYGSSTTGTYTIDQGVTKVTRQQLEAVHLTPFEEAVDRGVGTVMPSYSSLDLIGDGQGPVKMHARADMINGALKGRMDFEGFVISDWNGIDQIPGDYTSDVRTSVNAGVDMVMAPYSYKEFHSALVSEATAGRITGKRIDDAVSRILTQKFRLGLFEKPYADTGGASEIGSAEHRAVAREAAAKSQVLLKNERNLLPLKKSQKVYVAGSNADDLGNQTGGWTITWQGSSGDITEGTTVLEAMRKNSPGLTYSKDASAPTDGHDVGVVVVGETPYAEGVGDVGNGNDLALSAADQAAVDKVCAAMKCAVLTVSGRPQLLGAERLGAVDALVASWLPGTEGDGVADVLYGKRPFTGQLPVTWPKSEAQLPINVGDASYDPQFPYGWGLTTLTMVPEGGTTTLRALGVAAAVTERAGAEEAGRALVTKARLIVQQQAVTPALAKPFAEADRLLTQGRYGAAVERLTAAYRAG